From the genome of Deinococcus sp. AJ005, one region includes:
- a CDS encoding MBL fold metallo-hydrolase translates to MKLNDDLLILELTADFGTGPNILNAAVILDSQAGHTLVDTGMPGMEDAIETALAEVGASLKDIRQIIITHHDLDHIGSLEAVVKASGAQVWASARETPFIQGEEWPQKMPPPEAVAEMLADPETPPQMRARLSLPRVAVKVDRALQGGEVLPLAGGVHVVMTPGHTPGHLSLYLERTKTLITGDALVSDDGQLHPPRAQVTPDMVAAGQSVSSMAALDVQTVVTYHGGVVGEDANGQLDRVAAGMAES, encoded by the coding sequence ATGAAATTAAACGATGACCTGCTGATCCTGGAACTGACCGCCGACTTCGGCACTGGCCCCAACATCCTCAACGCCGCCGTCATTCTGGATTCTCAGGCCGGGCATACTCTGGTAGACACCGGAATGCCCGGCATGGAGGACGCGATTGAGACGGCGTTGGCCGAAGTCGGCGCGTCCCTCAAGGACATCAGGCAAATCATCATCACCCACCACGATCTGGACCACATCGGCAGCCTGGAAGCCGTCGTGAAGGCCAGCGGCGCGCAGGTCTGGGCCTCGGCGCGCGAAACTCCGTTTATTCAGGGCGAGGAATGGCCTCAGAAAATGCCGCCGCCGGAAGCCGTCGCAGAGATGCTGGCCGATCCTGAAACGCCGCCTCAGATGCGCGCCCGCCTGAGCCTGCCGCGCGTGGCCGTCAAAGTTGACCGCGCCTTGCAAGGCGGCGAAGTGCTGCCGCTGGCCGGGGGCGTGCACGTGGTCATGACGCCGGGCCACACCCCCGGCCACCTGAGCCTGTATCTGGAACGCACAAAGACGCTGATCACCGGGGACGCGCTGGTGTCAGACGACGGACAGCTTCACCCGCCCAGAGCGCAGGTGACGCCGGACATGGTTGCGGCAGGCCAGTCCGTCAGCAGCATGGCCGCACTGGACGTGCAGACCGTCGTGACTTACCACGGCGGCGTCGTAGGCGAGGATGCAAATGGGCAACTGGATCGGGTGGCGGCGGGGATGGCAGAGAGCTGA
- a CDS encoding DIP1984 family protein: MKLAEALIDRADLQKRAAQLEERIVRNMLVQEREKPSEDPQQLLKEFMEVTEALELLIPRIHRANLSATLPDGMSLTAALTRRDMLDLRLQVLRRAAATASERQTRYSNSEVRIQSVMPARDLQKQVDVLAKTRRELETGIQQLNWLTELPA, from the coding sequence ATGAAACTGGCCGAGGCCCTGATTGACCGTGCAGATTTACAGAAACGCGCCGCCCAGCTTGAGGAACGCATCGTCAGGAACATGCTGGTGCAGGAGCGGGAAAAACCCAGCGAAGACCCGCAACAACTGCTCAAGGAGTTCATGGAAGTCACGGAGGCGTTGGAACTGCTGATCCCCCGCATCCACCGCGCCAACCTGAGTGCCACACTGCCGGACGGAATGAGCCTGACCGCCGCCCTGACCCGCCGCGACATGCTGGACCTGCGCCTGCAAGTGTTGCGCCGCGCCGCCGCCACCGCCTCCGAGCGCCAGACCCGCTACAGCAACAGCGAGGTTCGCATCCAGTCCGTCATGCCTGCCCGCGACCTGCAAAAACAAGTGGACGTGCTAGCCAAAACGCGGCGAGAACTGGAAACTGGGATTCAGCAGCTCAACTGGTTGACCGAACTGCCCGCGTAG
- a CDS encoding GreA/GreB family elongation factor, whose protein sequence is MTQSTKTVRLTREGYERLQRALDQEQARLAEATRILQEQMETSADSEDTGLEDAKREKMNIEARIDELEDTLSQATVIEDHENAGRVELGAIVVLNNETSKKETKVMVVSAPEAAVTGGSLPRVSEDSPVGKELMGRKKGEAFVVNLDNGKQMKYKVKSIEY, encoded by the coding sequence ATGACCCAATCAACCAAGACCGTCAGATTGACCCGCGAAGGCTATGAACGGCTGCAACGCGCCCTGGATCAGGAGCAGGCCCGCCTGGCCGAGGCCACCCGCATCCTGCAAGAGCAGATGGAAACCAGCGCTGACAGTGAAGACACTGGCCTGGAAGACGCCAAGCGCGAGAAGATGAACATCGAGGCGCGCATCGACGAGCTGGAAGACACGCTGAGTCAGGCCACCGTCATCGAGGACCACGAGAACGCCGGGCGTGTGGAACTGGGGGCCATCGTGGTCCTGAACAACGAGACCAGCAAGAAGGAAACCAAGGTGATGGTGGTCAGCGCGCCCGAGGCCGCCGTGACCGGGGGCAGCTTGCCCCGCGTCAGCGAGGACAGCCCGGTGGGCAAGGAACTGATGGGCCGCAAGAAGGGCGAGGCGTTCGTGGTCAATCTGGACAACGGCAAGCAGATGAAATACAAGGTCAAGAGCATCGAGTACTGA
- a CDS encoding alpha/beta fold hydrolase → MTPLVLVHGFGTSRHIWRRVLEDVEALAIDLIGFGDAVAQGRAGQTVEDMAQALADRLREAGDGPYRVAAHSMGGKVALLVAARNPGLVSELFLIAPSPPTPEPMDPEGRAKLRAAHGDRDALNAQYHDITVQPIPQQDFAQLVQDGLCASRDAWTAWPDVGSREDISSQLDGLNLPITVLFSEDDPAISPDTIRSEVLGRFFQAKPVVIHGSGHLIPLEDPQAVVTLLAAKERR, encoded by the coding sequence ATGACGCCTCTCGTTCTGGTTCACGGCTTCGGCACCTCGCGCCACATCTGGCGGCGGGTTCTGGAGGACGTGGAGGCGCTAGCCATTGATCTGATCGGCTTTGGCGACGCGGTGGCTCAGGGCCGGGCCGGGCAGACGGTGGAGGACATGGCGCAGGCTTTAGCGGACAGGCTGCGTGAGGCGGGCGATGGGCCGTACCGCGTTGCAGCGCATTCAATGGGTGGGAAAGTGGCCCTGCTGGTGGCCGCCCGAAATCCCGGACTTGTCTCCGAACTGTTTTTAATTGCCCCCTCGCCTCCCACGCCTGAGCCAATGGACCCGGAAGGCCGCGCCAAGCTGCGTGCTGCCCACGGGGACCGCGACGCCCTGAACGCCCAGTACCACGACATCACCGTTCAGCCCATCCCCCAACAGGATTTCGCGCAACTGGTGCAGGACGGTCTGTGCGCCAGCCGTGACGCCTGGACTGCCTGGCCGGACGTGGGCAGCCGCGAGGATATTTCCAGCCAACTGGACGGGTTGAACTTACCCATCACCGTCCTTTTCTCGGAAGATGATCCCGCTATTTCGCCCGACACCATCCGCTCGGAAGTGCTGGGGCGTTTCTTCCAGGCCAAACCGGTTGTCATTCACGGCAGCGGCCACCTGATTCCACTGGAAGACCCGCAGGCGGTTGTGACGCTGCTCGCGGCAAAGGAGAGAAGATGA
- a CDS encoding Gfo/Idh/MocA family protein translates to MTNQNTKNTAERKDLQPLPKPKKEQVGYAVLGIGALTIDELLPAFAVGQRSKLAAVVSDDHEKAVATALAYGLTEADAYDYDRFEELQSRADVHAVYIVLPNTLHREYTERAAKIGKHVLSEKPLAGNLEDAEAMVRVCAEHGVKLMTAYRCQYTPHHWRARDLIQNGELGKVKLIHSVNVQLETDPDQWRLKDKLAGGGSLLDVGLYCLNTIRFLLAEEPSEVYAQTFSTPDDERFGEVEETVAWQMTFPSGVIAQCICSYGASHTRSLDVFGTDARLTLDPAFDYTDLRLKVQTPETVTEHLLPEMDQFALEIDHFSACIEEDREPFTPGEEGLQDQKIMAAIYQSAREGQPVKLEKIEKKDAFRGSPPNQDFAERA, encoded by the coding sequence ATGACCAATCAGAACACCAAAAACACCGCCGAACGTAAAGACCTTCAGCCCCTGCCCAAACCCAAGAAAGAGCAGGTTGGCTACGCCGTGCTGGGCATCGGCGCGCTGACCATCGACGAATTGCTGCCCGCCTTCGCCGTGGGCCAGCGTTCCAAATTGGCCGCCGTCGTCAGCGATGACCACGAGAAAGCCGTGGCAACTGCTCTCGCTTACGGTCTGACTGAGGCCGACGCCTACGACTATGACCGCTTTGAGGAACTCCAGAGCCGTGCCGATGTTCACGCCGTCTATATCGTGTTGCCCAATACCCTGCACCGCGAGTACACCGAGCGGGCCGCGAAAATCGGCAAGCATGTGCTGAGCGAGAAACCGCTGGCCGGGAATCTGGAGGACGCTGAGGCGATGGTCAGGGTCTGCGCCGAACACGGCGTCAAGCTGATGACCGCTTACCGCTGCCAGTACACCCCCCACCACTGGCGGGCGCGGGATCTGATCCAGAACGGCGAGTTGGGCAAAGTGAAGCTGATCCACTCGGTCAACGTGCAACTGGAAACAGACCCGGACCAGTGGCGGCTCAAGGACAAGCTGGCGGGCGGCGGTTCGTTGCTGGACGTGGGCCTGTACTGTCTGAACACCATCCGTTTCCTGCTGGCCGAGGAGCCGTCCGAGGTTTACGCTCAGACCTTCAGCACGCCGGATGATGAGCGTTTCGGGGAGGTGGAGGAAACCGTGGCGTGGCAGATGACCTTCCCCAGCGGCGTGATCGCCCAGTGCATCTGCTCCTACGGCGCGTCCCACACCCGTTCGCTGGACGTGTTCGGCACGGACGCCCGCCTGACACTGGACCCCGCCTTCGACTACACCGATTTGCGCCTGAAGGTGCAGACCCCGGAAACCGTCACTGAACATCTGTTGCCCGAAATGGACCAGTTCGCGCTGGAAATTGACCACTTCTCGGCCTGTATTGAGGAAGACCGCGAGCCGTTCACCCCTGGCGAGGAAGGCTTGCAGGACCAGAAAATCATGGCCGCCATCTACCAGTCGGCGCGTGAGGGCCAGCCCGTCAAGCTGGAAAAGATAGAGAAGAAGGACGCCTTCCGAGGTTCCCCGCCCAATCAGGACTTTGCCGAGCGGGCCTGA
- a CDS encoding FAD-dependent oxidoreductase translates to MTLNFKASDLTDGGMHTFEVGDQKVLVTRDGDDFHAFDALCPHAGADLGQGVRCGSRIVCPWHHATFHAGNGSLIEPPALEGLKQYSVKRDGESLSVDLDEEIKPQTPEPSHEDHHTVIIGGGASGFMAAQTLRLGGYAGKITMLTAENRAPYDRTALSKAYLSGKKPTDKLALGGADWAKENKIDLREGVKITKLDREAHEVHVNGDTLGFDAVIVATGATPNTLSIPGAELDGQYQLRSFGDAEKLKEAAQGKNIVIIGSSFIGLEAASSLIEGAASVTVIGQDAEIMSRALTPKVGRAIRKLHEDKGVKFHLKAEVEAIEGSGKAEAVRLKSGERIEAALIVLGIGVKPNSDLLADLANEKGAVPVNTHLLAAPNVYAVGDIALAPTVLGEMRVEHWRVALQEGMTAAQSILKSSDLEPMDRRVPFFWTQQYGKSLRYVGHAENLDDTHIWGNPDELKFIEFAFKDGQAVAASGMGMDKDLAAFEELLLLGRAPGAMEIRKGEFSLVERLKG, encoded by the coding sequence ATGACCCTGAATTTTAAAGCCAGCGACTTGACCGACGGCGGCATGCACACCTTTGAAGTGGGCGATCAGAAAGTTCTCGTGACGCGTGATGGCGATGATTTTCACGCCTTTGATGCCCTCTGCCCGCACGCCGGGGCCGATCTGGGCCAGGGCGTGCGCTGCGGCTCCCGCATCGTCTGCCCGTGGCACCACGCGACATTCCATGCAGGCAATGGTTCGCTGATAGAGCCGCCCGCGCTGGAAGGGTTGAAGCAGTACAGTGTGAAGCGCGATGGCGAAAGCCTGAGTGTTGATCTGGACGAGGAAATCAAGCCTCAGACCCCAGAACCCAGCCACGAGGATCACCACACCGTCATCATCGGCGGCGGTGCGTCGGGTTTCATGGCGGCGCAGACGCTTCGGCTCGGCGGCTACGCGGGCAAAATCACCATGCTCACTGCCGAGAACCGCGCCCCCTATGACCGCACCGCGTTGAGCAAGGCATACCTGAGCGGCAAGAAACCAACCGACAAGCTGGCGCTGGGTGGGGCCGACTGGGCGAAGGAAAACAAGATTGATCTGCGCGAGGGCGTGAAGATCACGAAACTGGACCGGGAAGCCCACGAAGTCCACGTGAACGGCGACACACTCGGTTTTGATGCTGTCATCGTCGCCACTGGCGCAACGCCCAACACCCTGAGCATCCCCGGCGCTGAACTGGACGGCCAGTATCAACTCCGCTCTTTCGGCGACGCTGAGAAGTTGAAAGAGGCGGCACAGGGCAAGAATATTGTCATTATCGGCTCTAGCTTCATTGGTCTGGAAGCGGCGTCCAGCCTGATTGAAGGGGCCGCGTCGGTTACGGTTATCGGACAGGATGCCGAGATTATGAGCCGCGCCCTGACGCCCAAAGTGGGCCGCGCCATTCGCAAGCTGCATGAGGATAAGGGAGTGAAGTTTCATCTGAAGGCCGAGGTAGAGGCCATTGAAGGTTCCGGGAAAGCCGAGGCCGTGCGCCTGAAGAGCGGTGAGCGTATTGAGGCTGCTCTGATCGTGCTGGGCATCGGCGTGAAACCCAATTCCGACTTGCTGGCTGACCTCGCCAACGAGAAGGGAGCCGTCCCTGTGAACACCCATTTGCTAGCTGCGCCGAACGTCTACGCTGTGGGCGATATCGCCCTGGCCCCCACCGTGCTGGGCGAGATGCGTGTGGAACACTGGCGCGTGGCTTTGCAGGAAGGCATGACCGCCGCGCAGAGCATCCTGAAATCATCTGATCTGGAGCCGATGGATAGGCGTGTACCGTTTTTCTGGACGCAGCAGTACGGCAAGAGCCTGCGCTACGTGGGCCACGCGGAGAATCTGGACGACACCCATATCTGGGGCAACCCGGACGAGCTGAAGTTCATTGAATTCGCCTTCAAAGACGGTCAGGCGGTGGCTGCCAGCGGCATGGGCATGGATAAAGACCTCGCTGCATTTGAAGAACTGCTGTTGCTGGGGCGTGCGCCTGGGGCAATGGAAATCAGGAAAGGGGAATTCAGTCTGGTGGAGCGATTGAAGGGCTAA
- a CDS encoding GMC family oxidoreductase has product MAPANALPTDLDVLVIGTGAGGAPLLARLAQAGLKVAALEAGVRHPPEGIATDEVAQLGLFWTDERLSAGNDPVGFGRNNSGRGVGGSTLHYTAYTPRAQPDDLKLRTEFGQGEDWPLEFSELEPYYDELEYFLGVSGPENYPWGPQRKSSYRHPPLPLNGAARLMQKACAEIGMKTSPAANAALSRPQEQEGYGTRHTCTNRGFCQAGCSIGAKASMDVTFLALAESLGAQIVDGAQVTALTMKDGRVTGAEFMRGQELEHLSAKTVILAAGAVETPRLLLMNGLANSSGQVGRNFMAHVGMQVWGQVDDDLRPYKGIPGGLISEDTHRVPGLIGGYLLQSLGVMPVTYATQYARGTLKWGPELVQHLRGYNHVAGINVLGECLPYEHNYLELSDELDGRGLPKPRIHFSFGENEKKMNAHAEALMRDLWGRIGARDVWALPRAAHTLGTARMGADPETSVVNPFGRTHDIENLWICDNSTFTSSLSVNPALTQMALSLRTADALVEGLKQA; this is encoded by the coding sequence ATGGCCCCCGCTAACGCATTGCCCACCGATCTGGACGTGCTGGTGATCGGTACAGGTGCGGGGGGCGCGCCGCTGCTGGCGCGGCTGGCGCAGGCTGGCCTGAAGGTGGCCGCGCTGGAAGCAGGCGTGCGTCATCCCCCCGAAGGCATCGCCACCGACGAAGTGGCGCAGTTGGGGCTGTTCTGGACGGATGAGCGGCTGTCGGCAGGTAATGATCCGGTAGGCTTCGGGCGCAACAACAGCGGGCGCGGCGTGGGCGGCAGCACCCTGCATTACACCGCCTACACACCGCGCGCCCAGCCAGACGACTTAAAACTGCGAACTGAGTTCGGGCAGGGCGAGGACTGGCCGCTGGAATTCTCTGAGCTGGAGCCGTATTACGATGAGCTGGAGTATTTCCTGGGCGTCTCCGGCCCTGAGAATTATCCGTGGGGGCCGCAGCGCAAAAGCTCCTACCGTCACCCGCCGTTGCCGCTGAACGGGGCCGCCCGATTGATGCAGAAAGCCTGCGCCGAGATCGGCATGAAGACCTCGCCCGCCGCCAACGCCGCCCTCAGCCGCCCGCAGGAGCAGGAGGGCTACGGCACGCGCCACACCTGCACCAACCGGGGCTTCTGTCAGGCGGGCTGTTCCATTGGCGCGAAGGCCAGCATGGACGTGACCTTCCTGGCACTGGCCGAATCGCTGGGCGCGCAGATCGTGGATGGCGCGCAGGTGACGGCCCTGACCATGAAAGACGGGCGCGTGACGGGCGCTGAATTCATGCGTGGACAGGAGCTTGAGCATCTCTCCGCCAAGACCGTCATCCTCGCCGCCGGAGCGGTGGAAACGCCGCGCCTGCTGCTGATGAACGGCCTCGCCAACAGCAGCGGGCAGGTGGGCCGCAACTTCATGGCGCATGTGGGGATGCAGGTCTGGGGGCAGGTAGACGATGATCTGCGCCCCTACAAGGGCATTCCCGGCGGCCTGATCAGCGAGGACACCCACCGCGTTCCTGGCCTGATCGGCGGCTACCTGCTGCAATCGCTGGGCGTGATGCCCGTGACCTACGCCACCCAGTACGCGCGCGGCACGCTGAAGTGGGGGCCAGAGCTGGTGCAGCACCTGCGGGGCTACAACCACGTCGCCGGAATCAACGTGCTGGGCGAGTGCCTGCCCTACGAACATAATTATCTGGAACTCTCCGATGAGCTGGACGGGCGCGGGCTGCCCAAGCCGCGTATTCACTTCTCCTTCGGTGAGAACGAGAAGAAGATGAATGCCCACGCCGAGGCATTGATGCGTGACTTGTGGGGCCGGATCGGCGCGCGGGACGTGTGGGCGCTGCCTCGCGCCGCGCACACGCTGGGAACGGCACGGATGGGTGCAGACCCCGAAACCAGCGTCGTTAATCCCTTTGGCCGCACGCACGACATTGAAAACCTGTGGATCTGCGACAACTCCACCTTCACTAGTTCTCTAAGCGTCAATCCCGCCCTGACCCAGATGGCCCTGAGCCTGCGAACGGCGGACGCGTTGGTTGAGGGTTTGAAGCAGGCGTGA
- a CDS encoding sugar MFS transporter: MTAHSPPVPPPLTMTLLAAGTAAFFTLGVLQAMYGPAFTLFQERFGISTAGVGIIASAHFVGSALAPPLVGILLIRFSLRRVVVAALLTLALGATLVALAPIWPLAIAGALLGGFGAGGVSGGLNAAYASIGTRAVNLVNAVFGLGSILSPLLVAGAGDKLSAPFLIVAVLGGLTLLSARIWGFPAMQEQPFSVPSGRARAGVQVALFLVLIACYVGLEVGFGAWAGRHLQSLGYASFAVIVAGYWGGMTVARILTGIFGARVRPERLVLACAGLTVLCGLAATQAALAPAAYILAGLALGPVFGTTLVWTTRSLPARLVPFLLTSGSVGGIVAPFLLGVLAARSGPDVIPLALAALAATLVVVVWGTLRVTRPAAAPASVA; the protein is encoded by the coding sequence ATGACCGCGCATAGTCCCCCTGTCCCGCCGCCGCTAACCATGACCCTGCTGGCGGCAGGCACGGCGGCGTTTTTCACGTTGGGCGTTCTTCAGGCCATGTATGGCCCCGCCTTCACGCTGTTCCAGGAACGCTTCGGTATCTCGACGGCGGGGGTGGGCATCATCGCCAGCGCGCATTTTGTGGGGTCCGCGCTGGCCCCGCCGCTGGTGGGCATCCTGCTGATCCGCTTCAGCCTGCGCCGGGTGGTGGTGGCCGCGCTGCTGACGCTGGCGCTGGGTGCAACGTTGGTGGCGCTGGCCCCCATCTGGCCACTGGCGATTGCCGGGGCGCTGCTGGGGGGCTTTGGCGCGGGTGGCGTCAGCGGTGGCCTGAACGCGGCCTACGCCAGCATCGGTACGCGGGCCGTGAATCTGGTCAATGCGGTCTTCGGCCTGGGCAGCATCCTGTCGCCGCTGCTGGTGGCCGGAGCGGGGGACAAGCTATCTGCTCCCTTCCTGATCGTCGCCGTGTTGGGCGGTCTGACCCTCCTCAGCGCCCGCATCTGGGGGTTCCCGGCCATGCAGGAGCAGCCTTTTTCCGTCCCGTCGGGGCGGGCGCGGGCTGGGGTGCAGGTGGCCCTGTTTCTGGTGCTCATCGCGTGTTACGTGGGGTTAGAGGTGGGCTTCGGTGCGTGGGCAGGCCGTCACCTGCAAAGCCTGGGTTACGCGTCGTTTGCCGTGATTGTGGCTGGGTACTGGGGTGGCATGACCGTGGCCCGCATCCTGACCGGCATCTTCGGCGCGCGGGTGCGCCCGGAGCGGCTGGTGCTGGCCTGCGCTGGCCTGACTGTGCTGTGTGGGCTGGCCGCCACGCAGGCCGCGTTGGCTCCCGCCGCGTACATTCTGGCCGGGCTGGCGCTGGGGCCAGTGTTCGGCACCACATTGGTGTGGACCACCCGCAGCCTACCCGCCCGTCTGGTGCCGTTTCTGCTGACCTCTGGAAGCGTGGGCGGCATCGTGGCCCCCTTCCTGCTGGGCGTGCTGGCCGCGCGTTCTGGCCCTGACGTGATCCCGCTGGCCCTCGCGGCGCTGGCCGCCACGCTGGTGGTGGTGGTCTGGGGAACCCTGCGTGTCACGCGTCCGGCAGCAGCCCCGGCCTCCGTCGCATGA
- a CDS encoding endonuclease MutS2 encodes MPFDARALTALDFPRIRDALAERSSTSLGAERARSLSPSNDPGRIARELDEVEDALFGVSLSLGGIQDIRELHARTQDGRVLSGQELLTAAYSLDGAMTVKRAINANSRGPLREVALGLGEHSELIRRVLSALDREGGVRDEASHRLRDLRKRIEPLRGRIREKLAATLEKWADILQENIVTIRRDRYVLPVQASRVGQVQGIIVDASATGQTYFVEPAAVTQLNNELTRLILDEEAEVRRILIELSGLLAADADVPMTLTTIGELDLIASRARLARDWRLNRPEAVTDGTYDLREARHPLIDNPVPNDIQLGDTKVLLITGPNMGGKTATLKTLGLAVLMHQCGLYVAAASAKLPIVSDVLVDIGDEQSIEASLSTFASHLKHLRYVLRFASPDTLVLVDELGSGTDPNEGAALSQSIIETLLAQDARGIVTSHLSPLKLFALETPGLKNASMGFDLETLAPTYALQVGQPGRSYALAIAQRMGLPEDVLERATTLLGEDAGIMERMLEGLERERAELVSQLDSTATARREAEAELSRVRQERESLDMRRNEMLAEASQKAESLYADAVERVRTLRARAQEDSARPRVMQELRELRVAAQKSRPAPVVREERGDPIRVGNVVDVPAYNAGGQVLELRGDNLVVQLGVMKVGVKRRDVRLRPEVKEKAPKSRGLRSGFAGTTPSNFASELQLRGLGVEEAVEELRTAILEASALKETPLRVVHGKGQGVLRRLLREYLKNDKKVESYHDAEPNQGGHGVTVVNVKV; translated from the coding sequence ATGCCGTTTGATGCCCGCGCCCTGACCGCCCTGGATTTTCCCCGTATTCGCGACGCCCTCGCCGAGCGCAGCAGCACCTCGCTGGGCGCAGAGCGGGCGCGGAGTCTGTCGCCCTCCAATGATCCGGGCCGAATTGCCCGCGAACTGGACGAGGTGGAAGACGCCCTCTTTGGCGTCAGCCTCTCCTTGGGCGGCATTCAGGACATCCGCGAGTTGCACGCCCGTACTCAGGACGGACGCGTGCTGAGCGGCCAGGAACTGCTGACCGCCGCCTATTCCCTGGACGGCGCGATGACCGTCAAGCGCGCCATCAACGCCAATTCACGCGGGCCGCTGCGTGAGGTGGCACTGGGTCTGGGCGAACACTCGGAGCTGATCCGGCGCGTGCTGTCAGCGCTGGACCGTGAGGGCGGCGTGCGAGATGAGGCCAGCCACCGTCTACGCGATCTGCGCAAACGCATAGAGCCGTTGCGGGGGCGCATCCGCGAGAAGCTGGCCGCCACGCTGGAAAAATGGGCCGACATCCTCCAGGAAAACATTGTGACCATTCGCCGCGACCGTTACGTGCTTCCGGTGCAGGCCAGTCGCGTGGGGCAGGTGCAGGGCATCATCGTGGACGCCTCGGCGACGGGGCAGACCTATTTCGTGGAACCGGCAGCCGTCACGCAACTGAACAACGAACTCACACGCCTGATTCTGGATGAAGAGGCCGAGGTTCGCCGCATTCTGATCGAGCTGTCGGGCCTGCTGGCCGCCGACGCCGATGTGCCGATGACCCTGACCACCATAGGTGAGCTGGATCTGATCGCCTCCCGCGCCCGGCTGGCCCGCGACTGGCGACTGAATCGCCCCGAAGCCGTGACCGACGGCACCTATGATCTACGAGAAGCACGGCATCCCCTGATCGACAATCCCGTTCCCAACGACATTCAACTGGGCGACACCAAAGTTCTTCTCATCACTGGCCCCAACATGGGGGGCAAGACGGCCACCCTCAAAACGCTGGGGTTGGCCGTTCTGATGCACCAGTGTGGGCTTTACGTGGCGGCGGCCAGCGCCAAACTGCCCATCGTGTCGGACGTGCTGGTGGACATCGGGGACGAGCAGAGCATCGAGGCCAGCCTGAGTACTTTCGCCTCCCACCTCAAGCACCTGCGCTACGTGCTGCGCTTCGCCTCACCGGACACGCTGGTGCTGGTGGACGAGCTGGGCAGCGGCACCGATCCCAATGAGGGTGCGGCCCTGTCGCAGAGCATCATCGAAACGCTGCTGGCGCAGGACGCGCGCGGCATCGTGACCTCTCATCTATCGCCCCTGAAGCTGTTTGCGCTGGAAACCCCCGGCCTCAAGAACGCCAGCATGGGCTTCGATCTGGAAACACTGGCCCCCACCTACGCTCTGCAAGTGGGGCAGCCGGGCCGCAGTTACGCGCTGGCGATTGCCCAGCGCATGGGCCTGCCCGAAGATGTGCTGGAGCGGGCCACCACGTTGCTGGGAGAGGACGCCGGAATCATGGAACGGATGCTGGAAGGGCTGGAGCGCGAGCGTGCTGAGCTGGTTTCTCAACTGGACAGCACCGCCACCGCCCGCCGCGAGGCCGAGGCCGAACTGAGCCGCGTGCGGCAGGAGCGCGAATCTCTGGACATGCGCCGCAATGAAATGCTGGCCGAGGCGTCGCAGAAAGCCGAATCGCTGTACGCCGACGCCGTGGAGCGCGTCCGCACCCTCCGCGCCCGTGCGCAGGAGGACAGCGCCCGCCCCCGCGTGATGCAGGAGCTGCGCGAACTGCGTGTGGCCGCTCAGAAATCCCGCCCCGCCCCGGTGGTGCGCGAGGAACGTGGCGATCCGATCCGGGTGGGCAATGTGGTGGACGTGCCCGCCTACAACGCGGGCGGTCAGGTGCTGGAGTTGCGCGGCGACAATCTGGTGGTGCAACTGGGCGTCATGAAGGTGGGCGTCAAGAGGCGCGACGTGAGACTGCGCCCCGAGGTCAAGGAGAAGGCCCCCAAGAGCAGGGGCCTGCGCTCGGGCTTTGCGGGAACCACGCCCAGCAACTTCGCCTCCGAACTGCAATTGCGCGGGCTGGGCGTGGAGGAAGCCGTCGAGGAACTGCGGACCGCCATTCTGGAAGCCTCTGCCCTCAAGGAAACGCCGCTGCGGGTGGTTCACGGCAAGGGCCAGGGCGTGCTGCGCCGCCTGCTGCGCGAGTACCTCAAGAACGACAAGAAGGTGGAGTCCTACCACGACGCCGAACCCAACCAGGGCGGGCATGGGGTGACCGTGGTGAACGTCAAGGTCTGA